The Microterricola viridarii genome segment GCGCGACTGCGGCATCGTCGTCACCACACAGGAGGGCCGCCAGACGCGCTACGCGATCAGCGACCCCCACCTGACCCAGGCACTCACGGCACTGCTGGACGTGGTGCTCGCCGTCGACGAGTCGGCGACGTGCATCGACTCCGGTTGCTCTGTGCCCGGATGCTGCGGGGCGTCGGCATGAGCGCAACGAGCGCGCAGCGGATGACGGCGGAGCGCCGGGCCGTGCTGCACCGTCGCATCCGCTGGATCGTCGGGTTCACCATCGGCTACAACCTGATCGAGGCCGTCGTCTCGGTCGCCGCCGGGAGCGCGGCCTCCTCCGCCGCCCTCATCGGATTCGGCCTCGACTCCCTGGTCGAGGTGCTCTCCGCGGCCGCCGTGGCCTGGCAGTTCTCGCGGGCGGACCCGGAGAAATACGAGAAGGGCACGCTGCGCGTCATCGCCCTGGCGTTCTTCGCCCTGGCCGCCTACGTGAGCGCGAGCGCCCTGCTCACGCTGTTCGGCGCCGTCGAGCCCGAGCACAGCACACTCGGCATCGTTATCACGGCCGTCAGCGTCGTCGTGATGCCGTTCGTCTCCTGGT includes the following:
- the cmtR gene encoding Cd(II)/Pb(II)-sensing metalloregulatory transcriptional regulator CmtR; this encodes MLTLASRLDVMNRLGRAMADPTRSRILMALLDGPAYPASLADSLALTRQNVSNHLGCLRDCGIVVTTQEGRQTRYAISDPHLTQALTALLDVVLAVDESATCIDSGCSVPGCCGASA
- a CDS encoding cation diffusion facilitator family transporter, which encodes MSATSAQRMTAERRAVLHRRIRWIVGFTIGYNLIEAVVSVAAGSAASSAALIGFGLDSLVEVLSAAAVAWQFSRADPEKYEKGTLRVIALAFFALAAYVSASALLTLFGAVEPEHSTLGIVITAVSVVVMPFVSWFERRTGRELGSATAVADSKQTLICTYLSAAVLIGLLLNSLFGWTWADPVAALVIAVFAIREGIEAWKGDTCATPVAMILEGDNREH